The following are from one region of the Candidatus Hydrogenedens sp. genome:
- a CDS encoding right-handed parallel beta-helix repeat-containing protein, giving the protein MINKCMLFLISFFCIFNVYAYDIEDPISLYQTNQNAVLQVQQRKFIWASPVWWGFNAEDATDYLQSAIDSGAKEIVIPNMGVPWIVKPIKLHSNQKITLLPGVIILAKKGEFKGRGDSLFSADNVENLVISGYGAALRMHKKDYQNKKEYEPAEWRMALSLTGCKNVIIEGIRCESSGGDGIYIGATHKQNYCENIVIKDVICDDNHRQGISVISAKNLTIENCSLLNTSGTAPEAGIDFEPNGDDEQLTNIMMKNCYINANKGAGVLVYLKNLKQTSTPVSINIENCIMKNDNDHGIAVGAVSEDGPKGELIFKNCYIEGSKRGGIVVYDKSSKGLDVIFDSCICFNTPDKQKGYPIKINQWRKSITSDIGNVLFNNCIVFDVYMRKPVEFDTVDKNCDIQKVRGTILIKGNSLLSIENKTSKKVDALIIKKLEK; this is encoded by the coding sequence ATGATTAACAAGTGCATGTTGTTTTTAATCAGTTTCTTTTGTATATTTAATGTCTATGCTTATGATATTGAGGACCCAATTTCGTTGTATCAAACAAATCAAAATGCTGTTTTACAAGTTCAACAAAGAAAATTTATATGGGCAAGTCCTGTATGGTGGGGATTTAATGCGGAGGATGCAACAGATTATTTACAATCAGCGATAGATTCAGGGGCAAAGGAGATTGTAATTCCTAATATGGGTGTCCCCTGGATTGTTAAGCCGATAAAATTGCACTCAAATCAAAAAATTACACTTTTACCCGGGGTAATTATTCTTGCTAAAAAAGGGGAGTTTAAGGGGAGGGGAGATTCATTATTTTCTGCCGATAATGTTGAAAATTTAGTGATTTCAGGTTACGGTGCAGCTTTAAGAATGCATAAAAAAGATTATCAGAATAAAAAAGAGTACGAGCCTGCAGAATGGCGAATGGCTTTATCCCTGACGGGTTGTAAAAATGTTATTATTGAAGGGATTCGATGCGAAAGTAGCGGAGGTGATGGAATTTATATTGGTGCTACCCATAAACAGAATTATTGTGAAAATATAGTTATTAAAGATGTAATATGTGATGATAATCACCGTCAGGGTATTAGCGTTATTAGTGCTAAAAATTTAACTATCGAAAATTGTTCTTTATTAAATACATCTGGTACAGCACCTGAAGCAGGAATTGACTTTGAACCTAATGGGGATGATGAGCAACTGACAAATATTATGATGAAAAATTGTTATATAAACGCCAATAAAGGGGCGGGAGTTTTGGTATATTTAAAAAATTTAAAACAGACATCCACTCCTGTTTCTATAAACATAGAAAATTGCATAATGAAAAATGATAATGACCATGGAATTGCCGTAGGGGCTGTTTCTGAAGATGGACCTAAAGGTGAATTAATTTTTAAGAACTGCTACATTGAGGGTTCAAAAAGAGGGGGTATTGTGGTTTATGATAAATCATCAAAAGGTTTGGATGTGATATTCGATTCATGTATATGTTTCAATACGCCAGATAAACAAAAAGGTTATCCTATTAAAATTAACCAATGGCGGAAATCTATAACTTCAGATATTGGAAATGTCCTTTTTAATAATTGTATAGTGTTTGATGTTTACATGAGGAAGCCTGTGGAGTTTGATACGGTAGATAAAAATTGTGATATACAGAAAGTAAGGGGAACTATTCTGATAAAAGGGAATAGTCTTTTATCCATCGAGAACAAAACATCAAAAAAAGTAGATGCATTAATTATTAAAAAACTTGAAAAATGA